The following are from one region of the Actinoplanes sp. L3-i22 genome:
- a CDS encoding MFS transporter produces MKQLNEQIANFWTDYAAIASLAGGLLGVLLLISFGIWAKRSGKPLRPIALSFSMNLALLLNAEGMWVIATEQLHLPKVFAVLVFAVFEICFLTATSLAAEQYRNTSVYDEDGKIVTPGHPGPMLWIAALIAAVSGIIVASNAVTGTEKLLRLAVPCVIFLMWWAALTAAGQRVRRGRFAYSPRRLAERWGWLIPDDDPDLERMANERQMRRMVVNHHRVSSGRWPKSWWRSRLLKDARTAGEPVVDDVVEQLARIQRVMDLLVPGSVPAVLAAARPVAPAIEAAAAEPAVPNGATTRPAQPVQPIQFVPPATAAAPAAGVPVSPTVAQLAAWVNSTAETPVVAPGSSLGERLAAAVTPEELLGMPAPAAAEVPNQRRPAEEATPPGAVPAVLGSIPAPRPFVTTNPVPQIPTPANGTNGSNGSNGAHHANGTNGTGTNGTNGQAAMPSWASTPTGAQRAVNIVGSPWWRLAVERLARLVAAEITPDNLSEMTYPRMAELVKNLAPRVGDLGEGVVRSFVNDYVREMNGEPGDAAYPWRDLLPDPVTVTVGSAAWMQEIEDLRAALVEEMEGGEEVDPRELATMLKPSVPRLDDETVREFVNDYVSALGGQPTSGEQPWQHLLPRPQGGRGPSDEEILEQFGPQLYEHLRTNGKLTRYRVTAMTGVKSPARADRIKAIIEDQAAESTPA; encoded by the coding sequence ATGAAGCAGTTGAACGAACAGATCGCCAACTTCTGGACGGACTACGCCGCGATAGCGTCGCTGGCCGGCGGTCTGCTCGGCGTCCTCCTCCTGATCAGCTTCGGGATCTGGGCGAAGCGATCGGGCAAGCCGCTGCGCCCGATCGCGCTGTCGTTCAGCATGAACCTCGCGCTGCTGCTCAACGCCGAGGGCATGTGGGTGATCGCGACCGAACAGCTGCACCTGCCGAAGGTGTTCGCGGTGCTGGTCTTCGCGGTCTTCGAGATCTGCTTCCTGACCGCCACCTCGCTCGCCGCCGAGCAGTACCGCAACACCTCGGTGTACGACGAGGACGGCAAGATCGTCACGCCCGGTCACCCCGGGCCGATGCTCTGGATCGCCGCCCTGATCGCCGCGGTCTCCGGCATCATCGTCGCCAGCAACGCGGTCACCGGCACCGAGAAGCTGCTGCGTCTCGCCGTGCCCTGCGTGATCTTCCTGATGTGGTGGGCCGCGCTGACCGCGGCCGGGCAGCGCGTCCGTCGCGGCCGGTTCGCGTACAGCCCGCGGCGTCTCGCCGAGCGCTGGGGCTGGCTGATCCCGGACGACGACCCGGACCTGGAGCGGATGGCGAACGAGCGCCAGATGCGTCGCATGGTGGTGAACCACCACCGGGTGAGCTCGGGCCGCTGGCCGAAGTCGTGGTGGCGCAGCCGGCTGCTGAAGGACGCGCGGACCGCCGGCGAGCCGGTGGTGGACGACGTGGTCGAGCAGTTGGCCCGGATCCAGCGGGTGATGGACCTGCTCGTCCCGGGCAGCGTGCCGGCCGTGCTGGCCGCGGCCCGGCCGGTCGCGCCGGCCATCGAGGCCGCGGCCGCCGAGCCGGCCGTGCCGAACGGTGCGACGACCCGGCCCGCGCAGCCGGTCCAGCCGATCCAGTTCGTGCCGCCGGCCACCGCGGCCGCCCCGGCCGCGGGTGTGCCGGTGTCGCCGACCGTGGCGCAGCTCGCCGCCTGGGTGAACTCGACCGCGGAGACGCCGGTCGTCGCGCCGGGCTCGTCGCTCGGCGAGCGGCTGGCCGCCGCGGTCACCCCGGAGGAGCTGCTCGGCATGCCGGCCCCGGCCGCCGCCGAGGTCCCGAACCAGCGTCGCCCGGCGGAGGAGGCCACGCCGCCCGGCGCGGTTCCCGCGGTCCTCGGCTCGATCCCGGCGCCCCGGCCGTTCGTCACCACCAACCCGGTCCCGCAGATCCCGACTCCGGCCAACGGCACCAACGGGTCGAACGGGTCGAACGGCGCGCACCACGCCAACGGCACCAACGGGACCGGCACCAACGGCACCAACGGCCAGGCGGCGATGCCGTCCTGGGCGAGCACCCCGACCGGCGCCCAGCGCGCGGTCAACATCGTCGGCTCCCCGTGGTGGCGCCTGGCCGTCGAGCGCCTGGCCCGCCTGGTCGCCGCCGAGATCACCCCGGACAACCTGTCCGAGATGACCTATCCGCGGATGGCCGAGCTGGTCAAGAACCTGGCCCCGCGGGTCGGGGACCTCGGCGAGGGCGTGGTCCGCTCGTTCGTCAACGACTACGTGCGGGAGATGAACGGCGAGCCGGGCGACGCCGCCTACCCGTGGCGTGACCTGCTGCCGGACCCGGTGACCGTGACCGTCGGCTCGGCCGCCTGGATGCAGGAGATCGAGGACCTGCGGGCCGCTCTCGTCGAGGAGATGGAGGGCGGCGAGGAGGTGGATCCGCGCGAGCTGGCGACGATGCTCAAGCCGAGCGTGCCGCGTCTGGACGACGAGACCGTCCGCGAGTTCGTCAACGACTACGTCTCCGCGCTCGGTGGTCAGCCGACCAGCGGCGAGCAGCCGTGGCAGCACCTGCTGCCCCGGCCGCAGGGGGGCCGTGGACCGAGCGACGAGGAGATCCTCGAGCAGTTCGGGCCGCAGCTCTACGAGCACCTGCGGACCAACGGGAAGCTGACCCGCTACCGGGTCACCGCGATGACCGGGGTGAAGAGTCCGGCGCGGGCCGACCGGATCAAGGCGATCATCGAGGACCAGGCCGCGGAGAGCACGCCGGCCTGA
- a CDS encoding GlxA family transcriptional regulator — translation MATLLLPGAAPLDVGIPAQIFAPRHGLNYRTIPCATRAGQVPGRDGLGFHVEAGLEAFEVADTIIVPGFQNPTGPIDQRVLEALRDAAFRGTRIVSICGGAFALAAAGLLDGLRATTHWQLAPRLARDYPKVTVDGRVLFVDEGQILTSAGVAAGIDVCLHLVRRDHGVQASNAIARIIVAAPYRSGGQSQYVPRSIPEPLGDVFAATREWALAHLEEPLTVTTMARHAGVSERTFGRRFVEDTGYTPMQWVLRARVDLAREMLERTDLGIEQIAARVGVGTGANLRMHFQRILSTPPSEYRKTFGGKVA, via the coding sequence GTGGCAACGCTTCTCCTGCCGGGGGCCGCTCCCCTGGACGTGGGCATCCCGGCGCAGATCTTCGCGCCGCGGCACGGCCTGAACTACCGGACGATCCCGTGCGCGACCCGGGCCGGCCAGGTCCCGGGCCGCGACGGGCTGGGCTTCCACGTCGAGGCGGGGCTGGAGGCGTTCGAGGTGGCCGACACGATCATCGTGCCCGGCTTCCAGAACCCGACCGGCCCGATCGACCAGCGGGTGCTCGAGGCGCTGCGCGACGCGGCGTTCCGCGGCACCCGGATCGTGTCGATCTGCGGGGGCGCGTTCGCGCTGGCCGCGGCCGGCCTGCTGGACGGGCTGCGGGCGACCACGCACTGGCAGCTGGCGCCCCGGCTGGCCCGGGACTACCCGAAGGTGACCGTGGACGGGCGGGTGCTCTTCGTCGACGAGGGGCAGATCCTGACGTCGGCCGGGGTGGCCGCCGGCATCGACGTCTGCCTGCACCTGGTCCGGCGCGACCACGGGGTGCAGGCGTCGAACGCGATCGCCCGGATCATCGTGGCCGCGCCGTACCGCAGCGGCGGCCAGTCCCAGTACGTCCCGCGCAGCATCCCGGAGCCGCTCGGCGACGTCTTCGCCGCGACCCGGGAGTGGGCCCTGGCGCACCTGGAGGAGCCGCTGACCGTCACCACGATGGCCCGGCACGCGGGGGTGTCGGAGCGCACGTTCGGCCGGCGGTTCGTCGAGGACACCGGGTACACGCCGATGCAGTGGGTGCTGCGGGCCCGCGTCGACCTGGCCCGGGAGATGCTGGAGCGCACCGATCTCGGGATCGAGCAGATCGCCGCCCGGGTCGGCGTGGGCACCGGGGCGAACCTGCGGATGCACTTCCAGCGGATCCTGAGCACGCCGCCGAGCGAGTACCGCAAGACGTTTGGCGGCAAAGTTGCGTAG
- a CDS encoding serine/threonine-protein kinase: protein MHDVWPAPGALLVSRYRLVTLLETGGMAQVWRATDELLDRPVAVKLPAGDIRAAHLAWREARLAARLSHPGIAAVHDYREAVRPDGSVVPFVVMELLAGETVAARLCDGPLPWPAAAAVGAAVAGALAAAHAAGVVHRDIKPGNVMLCKGGVKLLDFGISAGVGEPDDDDTGATFGTPAYAAPERLDGKPAEPATDLYGLGVLLFEMVAGEPPYSVDTWEELAIAQQAGPTPLPAGLPLPLADLIHRCLDDDPERRPSAAEAWKVLAELAPSEDHKAPTVPLPGARPTGHAPVPAAGPNGRATRGRKVAVGAALGATAIAFLALVHVVTQSGDDLAQPPVVPPVVVPSAAATPTSAAPATTAATPSATPTSAPTLEKTLTLDAALQRVQDAVEKGEKSGKIRSDVAQDFRNILGQLATADDPDVQGGVEQLRKKVRQRLSEGGLTADQATILQSRLTDLSKAGA, encoded by the coding sequence ATGCACGATGTCTGGCCGGCGCCCGGTGCCCTTCTGGTATCGCGGTACCGCCTCGTCACGTTGCTCGAGACCGGCGGCATGGCGCAGGTCTGGCGAGCCACCGACGAACTGCTCGACCGCCCGGTCGCGGTCAAGTTGCCGGCCGGCGACATCCGCGCCGCCCACCTGGCCTGGCGGGAGGCGCGCCTCGCCGCGCGCCTCTCGCACCCCGGGATCGCGGCCGTGCACGACTACCGGGAGGCGGTCCGCCCGGACGGCTCGGTCGTCCCGTTCGTGGTGATGGAGCTGCTCGCCGGGGAGACCGTGGCGGCCCGGCTCTGCGACGGGCCGCTGCCCTGGCCGGCCGCCGCCGCGGTGGGCGCCGCGGTCGCCGGGGCGCTCGCCGCCGCGCACGCCGCCGGGGTGGTGCACCGCGACATCAAGCCGGGCAACGTGATGCTCTGCAAGGGCGGCGTGAAGCTGCTCGACTTCGGGATCAGCGCCGGGGTCGGGGAACCGGACGACGACGACACCGGGGCGACGTTCGGGACACCGGCGTACGCGGCGCCGGAACGCCTCGACGGCAAGCCCGCCGAGCCGGCCACCGACCTGTACGGGCTCGGCGTGCTCCTGTTCGAGATGGTCGCCGGGGAGCCGCCGTACAGCGTGGACACCTGGGAGGAGCTGGCGATCGCCCAGCAGGCCGGCCCGACGCCGCTGCCGGCCGGGCTGCCGCTGCCGCTCGCCGACCTGATCCACCGCTGCCTGGACGACGATCCGGAGCGGCGCCCGTCCGCGGCCGAGGCGTGGAAGGTGCTCGCCGAGCTCGCGCCGTCCGAGGATCACAAGGCGCCGACCGTGCCGCTGCCGGGGGCGCGGCCGACCGGGCACGCGCCGGTGCCGGCCGCCGGGCCGAACGGGCGGGCCACCCGGGGGCGGAAGGTGGCCGTCGGGGCGGCGCTGGGGGCTACCGCGATCGCGTTCCTGGCGCTGGTCCACGTGGTGACGCAGTCCGGGGACGATCTGGCGCAGCCGCCGGTGGTGCCGCCGGTCGTCGTGCCGTCGGCAGCGGCCACACCGACGTCCGCGGCACCGGCGACCACGGCGGCCACGCCGTCCGCGACGCCGACCAGCGCGCCGACCCTGGAGAAGACGCTGACCCTGGACGCGGCGCTGCAGCGGGTGCAGGATGCCGTGGAAAAAGGCGAGAAATCAGGAAAAATTCGGTCGGATGTGGCGCAGGACTTCCGGAACATTCTCGGGCAGCTGGCCACCGCGGACGATCCGGACGTGCAGGGCGGGGTCGAGCAGCTGCGCAAGAAGGTCCGCCAGCGCCTGAGCGAGGGCGGCCTGACCGCCGACCAGGCCACGATCCTGCAGAGCCGCCTGACCGACCTGAGCAAAGCGGGCGCCTAA
- a CDS encoding LacI family DNA-binding transcriptional regulator, with protein MRDHSNRSAGRPTLEEVAARAGVGRGTVSRVVNGSAQVSPKARKMVQDAIDELGYVPNRAARALVTQRTDSIALVVFESGERFFAEPFFGRIVQSVSSVLVARNLQMVLMIAQAPEERRQLEGYLTRQHVDGALLLSLHGDDPLPMILEERGVPTVRAGRPAHPGPSSLVDADNRGGARAAVTYLQEQGRRCIATITGPMDMAPGIARYQGYRDVVGDGPAATGDFGEISGAMAMEWLLTNYPQIDAVFAASDMMAAGALRVLRRSGRRVPEDVAVVGFDDSVVARHTDPPLTSVYQPIEQMGQEMVRLLLAKLDGDEPVEHETVLPTRLILRGSA; from the coding sequence ATGAGGGACCACAGCAACCGCTCGGCCGGGCGGCCGACCTTGGAAGAGGTCGCGGCCCGGGCCGGCGTCGGCCGGGGCACGGTCTCCCGGGTGGTGAACGGCTCGGCCCAGGTCAGTCCGAAGGCCCGCAAGATGGTGCAGGACGCGATCGACGAGCTCGGCTACGTGCCCAACCGGGCCGCGCGTGCGCTCGTCACGCAGCGGACCGATTCGATCGCCCTGGTCGTCTTCGAGTCCGGGGAGCGCTTCTTCGCCGAGCCGTTCTTCGGCCGGATCGTCCAGTCGGTCTCCTCCGTGCTGGTCGCGCGGAACCTGCAGATGGTCCTGATGATCGCCCAGGCCCCCGAGGAACGCCGCCAGCTGGAGGGGTACCTGACCCGCCAGCACGTGGACGGCGCGCTGCTGCTCTCGCTGCACGGCGACGACCCGCTGCCGATGATCCTCGAGGAGCGCGGCGTGCCGACCGTCCGGGCCGGGCGCCCGGCGCACCCGGGGCCGTCCAGCCTGGTCGACGCGGACAACCGGGGCGGGGCCCGGGCCGCGGTCACCTACCTGCAGGAGCAGGGGCGGCGCTGCATCGCGACGATCACCGGGCCGATGGACATGGCTCCCGGCATCGCGCGCTACCAGGGCTATCGCGACGTGGTCGGGGACGGGCCGGCCGCGACCGGCGACTTCGGCGAGATCAGCGGCGCGATGGCGATGGAGTGGCTGCTGACCAACTATCCGCAGATCGACGCGGTGTTCGCGGCGTCCGACATGATGGCCGCCGGGGCGCTGCGGGTGCTGCGGCGCTCCGGGCGCCGGGTGCCGGAGGACGTGGCGGTGGTCGGGTTCGACGACTCGGTGGTGGCTCGGCACACCGATCCGCCGCTGACCAGCGTCTACCAGCCGATCGAGCAGATGGGGCAGGAGATGGTCCGGCTGCTGCTGGCGAAGCTGGACGGGGACGAGCCGGTCGAGCACGAGACGGTCCTGCCGACCCGGCTGATCCTGCGGGGGAGCGCTTAG
- a CDS encoding polysaccharide lyase family 1 protein has product MPRRTALAVTFGLLLAGVATVPASAAPPTTPAAAREVLPANDGWGAGTTGGSAAADDHVYVVRTRDELATALAATDTAPRIVLVAGTLRPDGDCASYADPDYSLDAFLAAYQGVTAKPTGPLEDARVRSAKTQAADVQLKVPSNTTIFGLANARLVGLNLLVSTADNVIIRNLRLEDAADCFPLWDPTDGAAGNWNSAYDLITLTGGTHVWADHNTFSDGNNVDSAQPIYYGRPYQVHDGALDVIRASDLVTISYNVFQEHDKTMLIGSTNTVGADVGKLRVTVHHNKFANIGQRAPRVRFGQVDVYDNYYYETDEDFYQYSWGVGVYSAIYAENNFFLRSADIPLDAVVYNWGGPAMTEKGSLTRVGTGKVTAVNFLDEYNATHDPDLGTDAGWTPALRAGSLTPTAQVPAVVNSSAGAGRLC; this is encoded by the coding sequence ATGCCTCGAAGAACCGCTCTCGCGGTGACGTTCGGCCTCCTCCTGGCCGGCGTCGCCACCGTCCCCGCCTCCGCCGCCCCACCCACGACGCCGGCCGCCGCCCGGGAGGTCCTGCCCGCGAACGACGGGTGGGGTGCCGGCACCACCGGCGGATCGGCCGCCGCCGACGACCACGTCTACGTCGTCCGGACCCGTGACGAACTCGCCACGGCCCTGGCCGCCACCGACACCGCACCCCGGATCGTGCTGGTCGCCGGCACCCTCCGGCCGGACGGCGACTGCGCCTCCTACGCCGATCCGGACTACTCGCTCGACGCGTTCCTCGCCGCCTACCAGGGCGTGACCGCGAAACCGACCGGCCCGCTCGAGGACGCCCGGGTCCGGTCGGCCAAGACCCAGGCCGCCGACGTGCAGCTCAAGGTGCCGTCCAACACCACCATCTTCGGCCTGGCGAACGCCCGGCTGGTCGGGCTCAACCTGCTGGTCTCCACCGCGGACAACGTGATCATCCGCAACCTGCGGCTCGAGGACGCGGCCGACTGCTTCCCGCTCTGGGACCCGACCGACGGCGCGGCCGGGAACTGGAACTCCGCCTACGACCTGATCACGCTCACCGGGGGCACGCACGTCTGGGCCGACCACAACACGTTCAGTGACGGGAACAATGTGGACTCGGCGCAGCCGATCTACTACGGGCGGCCCTATCAGGTGCACGACGGGGCGCTCGACGTGATCCGGGCGTCGGACCTGGTGACGATCTCCTACAACGTCTTCCAGGAACATGACAAGACGATGCTGATCGGCTCGACCAACACGGTCGGCGCGGATGTCGGCAAACTGCGGGTCACCGTGCACCACAACAAGTTCGCCAATATCGGGCAGCGGGCGCCGCGGGTCCGGTTCGGTCAGGTGGACGTCTACGACAATTACTACTACGAGACCGACGAGGACTTCTATCAGTACTCGTGGGGGGTCGGCGTCTATTCGGCGATCTACGCGGAGAACAATTTCTTCCTGCGTAGCGCCGACATTCCGCTGGACGCCGTCGTCTACAACTGGGGCGGCCCCGCGATGACCGAGAAAGGGTCGCTGACCAGGGTCGGCACCGGCAAGGTCACCGCGGTCAACTTCCTGGACGAATACAACGCCACGCACGATCCGGATCTGGGCACGGACGCGGGCTGGACACCGGCATTGCGCGCCGGGTCGCTCACCCCGACCGCTCAGGTGCCGGCCGTCGTCAATTCCTCGGCGGGCGCCGGGCGTCTCTGCTGA
- a CDS encoding DUF1963 domain-containing protein, producing MNLPAEVRAIVRTRLAPETANAYLDMARPSLGYTPADEGWSAFGGDPSVAAFAWPAYQGTPMLMLAQIDCTEAAELLGDAWPFSAEGRLLFFHDEDFTAPYAGTDGDDGCRVLHVANAPVAPLPPRRRTIPPLPLHPVPLAALPSWEHTGTAVDADTVEMIDLWEDISPLLPAPRHRLLGHPDKQGPHVTGHRPLLQVEAEEGTRWGEVVSVTFWITDPDLRAGILTNVRRSYETA from the coding sequence ATGAATCTGCCTGCCGAGGTCCGCGCGATCGTCCGCACCCGTCTCGCCCCGGAGACCGCGAACGCCTACCTGGACATGGCCCGCCCCTCGCTCGGCTACACGCCGGCCGACGAGGGCTGGAGCGCGTTCGGCGGCGACCCGTCGGTGGCGGCCTTCGCCTGGCCGGCCTACCAGGGCACGCCGATGCTGATGCTGGCCCAGATCGACTGCACCGAGGCCGCGGAGCTGCTCGGCGACGCCTGGCCGTTCTCCGCCGAGGGCCGGCTGCTGTTCTTCCACGACGAGGACTTCACCGCCCCGTACGCCGGAACCGACGGTGACGACGGCTGCCGGGTCCTGCACGTGGCCAACGCCCCGGTCGCCCCGCTCCCACCCCGCCGCCGCACGATCCCGCCGCTCCCCCTGCACCCGGTCCCGCTGGCCGCCCTGCCCAGCTGGGAGCACACCGGCACGGCCGTGGACGCCGACACCGTCGAGATGATCGACCTCTGGGAGGACATCTCCCCGCTGCTGCCCGCCCCCCGGCACCGCCTGCTCGGCCACCCGGACAAACAGGGCCCGCACGTGACCGGTCACCGCCCGCTCCTGCAGGTCGAGGCCGAGGAGGGCACCCGGTGGGGCGAGGTGGTCAGCGTCACGTTCTGGATCACCGACCCCGACCTCCGGGCCGGCATCCTCACCAACGTCCGCCGCTCCTACGAAACCGCCTGA
- a CDS encoding LacI family DNA-binding transcriptional regulator, giving the protein MAVTLADVARLAGVSPATVSRVINDSAKKVAPELRERVQAAVAQLHYVPNAHAQNVARPRKSAVGVIVHDVSDPYFAEITRGLQRQAAAHDRLLVICNSYREPERELAYVALLRAQQVHALILAGSGYHDDEFTARLNGELNAYEQGGGRVAVIGRHELVGSAVLPANEAGAYALGCRVLGLGHRRVGVIAGPRTLTTTTDRLSGIRRAAAELDVPLPPERIVHADFTRDGGAAAAAELLAAAPELTAILALNDSMAVGTLATLRARGIAVPGQISVTGFDDMPIARDMTPTLTTVRLPLVGMGERAMALALGDDAGPLSEPAAADIIWRDSCAEPA; this is encoded by the coding sequence ATGGCGGTCACCCTGGCAGATGTCGCCCGGCTGGCCGGGGTCTCCCCCGCCACCGTCTCGCGCGTGATCAACGACAGCGCCAAGAAGGTCGCGCCGGAGCTCCGGGAGCGCGTGCAGGCCGCCGTCGCCCAGTTGCACTACGTGCCGAACGCGCACGCGCAGAACGTCGCCCGCCCGCGCAAGTCCGCGGTCGGCGTGATCGTGCACGACGTGTCCGATCCGTACTTCGCCGAGATCACCCGTGGCCTGCAACGGCAGGCGGCGGCGCACGACCGGCTCCTGGTGATCTGCAACAGCTACCGGGAGCCGGAGCGGGAGCTGGCCTACGTCGCGCTGCTGCGCGCCCAGCAGGTGCACGCGCTGATCCTGGCCGGCTCCGGCTACCACGACGACGAGTTCACCGCCCGGCTCAACGGGGAGCTGAACGCGTACGAGCAGGGCGGCGGCCGGGTCGCCGTGATCGGCCGGCACGAGCTGGTCGGCAGCGCGGTGCTCCCGGCGAACGAGGCCGGGGCGTACGCGCTGGGCTGTCGCGTCCTCGGCCTCGGCCACCGCCGGGTCGGCGTGATCGCCGGCCCGCGCACCCTGACCACCACCACCGACCGGCTCTCCGGCATCCGGCGGGCCGCCGCCGAGCTGGACGTCCCGCTGCCGCCGGAACGCATCGTGCACGCCGACTTCACCCGGGACGGCGGCGCCGCCGCGGCGGCCGAGCTGCTCGCCGCCGCACCGGAGCTGACCGCGATCCTGGCCCTGAACGACTCGATGGCGGTCGGCACGCTCGCCACCCTGCGCGCGCGGGGCATCGCGGTGCCCGGCCAGATCTCGGTGACCGGCTTCGACGACATGCCGATCGCCCGGGACATGACGCCGACGCTGACCACGGTCCGGCTGCCGCTGGTCGGGATGGGCGAGCGGGCGATGGCCCTGGCCCTCGGCGACGACGCGGGGCCGCTCTCCGAGCCGGCCGCCGCCGACATCATCTGGCGCGACAGCTGCGCCGAACCTGCCTGA
- a CDS encoding cupin domain-containing protein — MRKLSIAELEAHHRGPTFTSVLPGHVVQKGGFRVYAEPNFRTHDEPGRHVHTVPEIFVIVQGSGVIEVDGAEVEKFRAGEAVLFEPGEDHHLISRSDQPLIFVWMHLEPSPSLLE; from the coding sequence GTGCGCAAGCTGAGCATCGCTGAGCTCGAAGCCCACCACCGCGGACCGACGTTCACCAGCGTTCTGCCCGGTCACGTCGTACAGAAGGGCGGTTTCCGGGTTTATGCCGAACCGAACTTCCGCACGCACGACGAGCCCGGGCGGCACGTGCACACCGTTCCCGAGATCTTCGTGATCGTGCAGGGAAGCGGCGTGATCGAGGTCGACGGGGCCGAGGTCGAGAAGTTCCGGGCGGGCGAGGCGGTGCTCTTCGAGCCGGGTGAGGACCACCACCTGATCAGCCGGAGTGATCAGCCGCTGATCTTCGTGTGGATGCACCTGGAGCCGTCCCCCTCGCTTTTGGAGTGA
- the gap gene encoding type I glyceraldehyde-3-phosphate dehydrogenase, with translation MTTRVAINGFGRIGRNVLRAAAGSDVEIVAINDLTDAGTLAHLLRYDSVLGRFAGTVEAHEDHLIVDGRRIEVTAVRTPADLPWKDLGVDVALESTGRFTAAADARAHLTAGARKVLVSAPSKGADITIAYGLNHGDYDPAAHDVVSNASCTTNGLAPIASVLDDLATIETGSMTTIHAYTQEQNLQDGPHRDLRRARAAALNIAPTTTGAATAIGLVLPRLVGKLSGYAVRVPVPVGSLVELNAVVERPVTAAEINSAFEAAAAGPLRGVLEFSADPLVSTDITGNPASSIFDSLLTSANGRLVKVVAWYDNEWGFANRVVGTLALLGR, from the coding sequence ATGACAACACGAGTCGCCATCAACGGGTTCGGCCGCATCGGCCGCAATGTCCTGCGCGCCGCCGCCGGCAGTGACGTCGAGATCGTCGCGATCAACGACCTGACCGATGCCGGCACCCTGGCCCATCTGCTGCGCTACGACAGCGTGCTGGGCCGGTTCGCCGGGACGGTCGAGGCGCACGAGGACCACCTGATCGTGGACGGCCGCCGGATCGAGGTCACCGCCGTCCGGACGCCGGCCGACCTGCCCTGGAAGGACCTGGGCGTCGACGTCGCGCTGGAATCGACCGGCCGGTTCACCGCGGCCGCCGACGCCCGCGCCCACCTGACCGCCGGCGCGCGGAAGGTGCTGGTCAGCGCGCCGTCCAAGGGCGCCGACATCACCATCGCCTACGGCCTCAACCACGGTGACTACGACCCGGCCGCGCACGACGTGGTCTCGAACGCGTCCTGCACCACGAACGGCCTGGCCCCGATCGCGTCGGTGCTCGACGACCTGGCGACGATCGAGACCGGCTCGATGACCACGATCCACGCCTACACCCAGGAGCAGAACCTGCAGGACGGCCCGCACCGCGACCTGCGCCGGGCCCGGGCCGCCGCGCTGAACATCGCGCCGACCACGACCGGCGCGGCGACCGCGATCGGCCTGGTCCTGCCGCGCCTGGTCGGCAAGCTGAGCGGGTACGCGGTGCGGGTCCCGGTCCCGGTCGGCTCGCTGGTCGAGCTGAACGCGGTCGTCGAGCGGCCGGTCACCGCCGCGGAGATCAACAGCGCGTTCGAGGCCGCCGCCGCCGGCCCGCTGCGCGGCGTCCTGGAGTTCTCGGCCGACCCGCTGGTCTCCACGGACATCACCGGCAACCCCGCGTCGTCCATCTTCGACTCGCTGCTGACCAGCGCGAACGGCCGCCTGGTCAAGGTCGTCGCCTGGTATGACAACGAGTGGGGCTTCGCCAACCGGGTGGTCGGCACGCTGGCCCTGCTCGGTCGCTGA